A window of [Flavobacterium] thermophilum genomic DNA:
AATCGAACGACGAACAAAGACTGGTGGCCGAACCAGCTGAACTTAAGCATTCTCCATCAACATGACCGAAAAACGAATCCTCATGATGAAGAGTTCAACTATGCTGAGGAGTTTCAAAAACTAGACTATTGGGCGCTCAAAGAAGATTTGCGCAAACTGATGACGGAAAGCCAAGACTGGTGGCCGGCCGACTATGGCCATTACGGGCCGTTGTTTATCCGCATGGCCTGGCATTCAGCTGGCACGTACCGCATCGGCGACGGCCGTGGCGGCGCTTCGACCGGCACGCAGCGCTTTGCCCCGTTAAACAGCTGGCCGGACAACGCCAACTTGGATAAAGCGCGGCGGCTATTGTGGCCGATCAAGAAAAAATACGGCAACAAAATTTCTTGGGCTGACTTGATGATTTTGGCCGGCAATGTCGCCATCGAATCGATGGGCGGCAAAACGATCGGCTTTGGCGGCGGCCGCGTTGACGTCTGGCATCCGGAAGAAGACGTTTATTGGGGATCGGAAAAAGAGTGGCTCGCCTCTGAACGCTATTCCGGTGATCGCGAGCTCGAAAACCCGCTCGCCGCGGTGCAAATGGGGTTAATCTACGTCAACCCAGAAGGGCCGGACGGCAAGCCGGATCCAAAAGCAGCGGCGCGCGATATTCGCGAGACGTTCCGCCGCATGGGGATGAACGATGAAGAAACGGTCGCCTTGATCGCCGGCGGCCACACGTTCGGCAAAGCGCACGGCGCCGGCCCTGCCACGCACGTCGGTCCCGAGCCGGAAGCCGCCCGATTGAAGCGCAAGGGCTAGGATGGATCAGCTTTACGGAAAAGGGAAAGGGAGCGATACGATCACAAGCGGCATTGAAGGCGCTTGGACGCCGACGCCAACCCAGTGGGATACGTCGTACTTTGACATGCTGTTTGGCTATGACTGGTGGCTGACGAAAAGCCCAGCCGGGGCATGGCAATGGATGGCAGTTGACCCGAAAGAAGAGCATCTCGCACCGGATGTCGAAGACCCATCGAAAAAAGTTCCGACGATGATGATGACAACCGACCTGGCGCTTCGCTTTGATCCGGAATTCGAAAAAATCGCCCGCCGCTTCCATGAAAATCCGGATGAGTTCGCGGATGCGTTCGCCCGCGCTTGGTTCAAACTGACGCATCGCGATATGGGTCCGAAAACGAGATACTTAGGTCCGGAAGTGCCGAAAGAAGACTTCATCTGGCAAGACCCGATTCCAACGGTCGACTATGAATTGAGCGATGCCGAAATCGAAGAAATCAAAGCGAAAATTTTGAACTCGGGCCTGACCGTCAGCGAACTCGTCAAAACCGCTTGGGCTTCAGCCAGCACGTTCCGCAACTCCGATAAACGAGGCGGAGCCAACGGCGCCCGCATCCGCCTTGCGCCGCAAAAAGATTGGGAAGTGAACGAACCAGAGCGGCTCGCTAAAGTGCTTTCCGTCTATGAAGACATCCAGCGCGAGCTGCCGAAGAAAGTCAGCATCGCCGATCTCATCGTTCTTGGCGGCAGCGCAGCGGTCGAAAAGGCGGCGCGCGACGCTGGTTTTGATGTCAAAGTGCCGTTTATTCCAGGACGGGGTGATGCGACGCAAGAACAAACTGACGTCCAGAGCTTTTCCGTACTGGAGCCGTTTGCCGACGGATTCCGCAACTATCAAAAGAAGAGTACAGCGTCGGTCCGGAAGAGCTGCTCATCGACAAAGCGCAGCTTCTTGGATTGACCGCTCCAGAAATGACCGTGCTTGTCGGCGGCTTGCGGGTGTTGGGCGCCAACTACCGCGATCTCCCGCACGGGGTTTTCACTGATCGCGTCGGGGTGCTGACGAACGACTTCTTTGTCAACTTAGTCGACATGAACTATGAATGGGTGCCGACAGACAGCGGCATTTATGAAATCCGCGACCGGAAAACGGGCGAAGTGCGGTGGACGGCTACCCGGGTTGACCTTATTTTCGGAGCCAACTCGATCCTTCGTTCGTACGCCGAATTTTACGCCCAA
This region includes:
- the katG_2 gene encoding Catalase-peroxidase; the encoded protein is MENQNRQNAAQCPFHGSVTNQSSNRTTNKDWWPNQLNLSILHQHDRKTNPHDEEFNYAEEFQKLDYWALKEDLRKLMTESQDWWPADYGHYGPLFIRMAWHSAGTYRIGDGRGGASTGTQRFAPLNSWPDNANLDKARRLLWPIKKKYGNKISWADLMILAGNVAIESMGGKTIGFGGGRVDVWHPEEDVYWGSEKEWLASERYSGDRELENPLAAVQMGLIYVNPEGPDGKPDPKAAARDIRETFRRMGMNDEETVALIAGGHTFGKAHGAGPATHVGPEPEAARLKRKG
- the katG_3 gene encoding Catalase-peroxidase; this translates as MDQLYGKGKGSDTITSGIEGAWTPTPTQWDTSYFDMLFGYDWWLTKSPAGAWQWMAVDPKEEHLAPDVEDPSKKVPTMMMTTDLALRFDPEFEKIARRFHENPDEFADAFARAWFKLTHRDMGPKTRYLGPEVPKEDFIWQDPIPTVDYELSDAEIEEIKAKILNSGLTVSELVKTAWASASTFRNSDKRGGANGARIRLAPQKDWEVNEPERLAKVLSVYEDIQRELPKKVSIADLIVLGGSAAVEKAARDAGFDVKVPFIPGRGDATQEQTDVQSFSVLEPFADGFRNYQKKSTASVRKSCSSTKRSFLD
- the katG_4 gene encoding Catalase-peroxidase produces the protein MTVLVGGLRVLGANYRDLPHGVFTDRVGVLTNDFFVNLVDMNYEWVPTDSGIYEIRDRKTGEVRWTATRVDLIFGANSILRSYAEFYAQDDNQENLSVISSTLG